aaaagaatatGTATTTATTTGCAAAGATTTAAAAGTGacgttgaaattgaaaaatgggTCAAAGTTCGTGACTTATTTTGCAATTTACCCTTATCTTTATTTCAATTAGGTAGTCTTTATTAGTCGTTGAACTACGTCAAATCATTAAGAAACAAGAAAAATCAAAGTTGGCAATGGCTCCTCCGTCTCTCGACTATCTCTGAATCACTCAAGCTTAGTATCCCACTTTATCTAATACTACTATAAACATTATATGACTACCGATTAAAGAATATGTACATGACAGTAATCCCAAAATTGACAGTAATCCCAAAATTGAcataaacaattaaaaaaacattGGGAAACGAAGCTCTAATTTGTGATTTCGTTTTAAAGCCAAAGTGGTAATTAGTTTATACGACTTCACAGAATAGACGATGCAATTTATATCGAAATAGCATTAAGTATTTAGACATGTGAAAAAAGTGAGCTCATTAAATCCAAAGCCACTACTCATTTCCAAACAATACTAAAACAGAAACAGGTATGAAGCACTTTAGTTACAAAGTAGTATCTAGCAGATCTATCTCATCAAACATGCCAATAATAGAAGGCAGATGTGGCCATTTGTTGAGCTAATGTAACACAGTACCAGTGCAAATACTGAAAGGTTTCCAATAGCATGAGTGCCTACAATATCCAAAGCAatgcaaaattaaatatatactccatatataaatgatgagtttatatatatatatatacctgagACACACTCAACTCTTGATGATATCTGTTAGCAGCAGAGTGTCCGACTAATGATCTGAACACGGCACGGTTTAGAGGCGGGCAGGCCATCCTGCATCGTACACGAACCTGCAGCATTGCCAATTAAACCCTCCTCTCAATCATCCTAAGATTAAAAACAGAATTGAATGCGTAGCTACCTGAGCAGGATAGAATGATCTGCCCGGAATCTCAGGGTGCGGCCAAGCTTCTGGATCGATATTCATGCCTCCAAAGCTTACTGCCTGCTCATCATCATCACATTAATTTGGAATTTGGAGAAGAAGAGGCACACAAATTAAATCTACCTCGAAAATTCCATGCAGTAGTCTAGTGCTATAATTATAGAGGAAGACAGGTGTTCCAGGCCTTATTGCTCTAACCGATTCTCCAAAACGATCAGGGAGTCCTGCTCAATCGAAAACATCCACTTATTACAACTTCAACACtcaaattcatcacaaactaTAATCAGATTCATTCAGTTATGGGTTTAGAGaaacaaaaagaggggaaaTTACTCATCATGCATCATCATCATTTCGTATTTTGATGGAAACATTAAAGAATTATATATCAATGCAAGTTGCAACGCAGGATTAAATCTTTTTCGTCGTCGGAAATTTCTGGAATATATATTCTCATCTTGCAACTACACCCAAAATACCAAATTTCTGCAATTAATCCACGCAATGCGCAAAGGGTTTTGAGTGGAAAACGAAAAGAAAGTAAAACAAGTATGTATGAATtcaagaaagagagaaaataattttgtcGAACCGAATATATTTCGCCGGAGACAGTCGAGAATGGTCCCATTATTGCAGACGAAGATATAGCCGCCGAGAGCCTCACCCAGCGGCAAGAACTCCGAGTATGCCCGCCGCTTCCGCGCCACCGCCTTCACCTTTCTCTTCTGAGTCTCCTCCGCCTTTCTCTGCTGAGTCTCCTCCATCGCTTTCTTGTTCTCGCCATTACCATCTAACCCAAGCTCCTCCTTTTATAATCGCTCAAATGTTCAGTTGCGATTTccgttaattaattttatatttacttatttttcagATGAAAATTCCGTTGGGCGGTATTGTTAAACCAACTAACTAAATCGTTTAAGTTTGagggaaaaaaataattacatttattCTTTTTCACTTCGATGTACATATACTTTGAATGAGTTGCATtgctaaaaagaaaaatgttagagcactcccagcagaaatcccaaaattatgctcctatattcctccctaaagcttccctatttaattttaggatctcgattttataaatgcatacatcaaatctcctattttctacataaaaataataattatgtgtgggccctactaattataagcttaaaataaatttagggtggatgtaaatttaagattgaatttaggtaggtgtaaaattttttgtggaccCCATctaatttaggggatctgctggatgcattttttatctcattttcaattattttagcctaaatttagagttagtgatgcatttaggtgatctgctgggagtgctcgtATTAAACCATGTAAATAACTTGAGTTGACTTAGAGTCAAACTCGAGCATTAATCGTGTATTAATCGTGCGAGTTTGAGCTACCTTTTTTAGATGATTCTTTAAATTtggttaaatttatttatattttttaaacactTCACTCGAGTAGAAAAGATTCAAGTTCTATGAAATGAAGAAAGAGTTATTTCTCGAATCTCAAATAAAAGGATAATATTAGATTGATATAAATGAATCGAGTCCGAGCCTTAATCGTGCGAGTTCGAGCGAGGTGTTACCATGGCATGCAAAATCCTATGCAATTTATTATGCTGATTAAAACTATTTCGAGCCTATAGTAAATGTGTGTAGAGGAATATTCTACATCTTATTTATACTCATTAATACTATTATGAGCCTATAATATATAGGTTTCGAGAGTACCGAATCTTTTGTCATGAGTGTACGTAGTATTTTAAATTATCCTATAACTTTTAATAATCGGATAAAActgaattaattttaaaattaattatataaataagttaaaacaaaaattcaaataaCTAAATATAAACACTATAGCTTGCTTCATAATTAACAAAACACTGTATTAGTACAAATAGTAAATTTTTGTGATTCGGTTTTTGAAGCAACATATATTGTAACAGTGTATAGATGTAAAGCTTGAGCCCAATCGTGCGAGTTCGAGTGAGTTTTCTTTCAAGTGGTTTGTAAAATCTGACTTAACTTATTTATActcattatatataatattgttactcgaaaactataattaattatgagTTTACTAGATAAGTCTAAAGGATTCAAGTCGAGCTCAATTGAGTGGAACTTGAGTCATAATCGTGCTGAATTGTAGCGAGTTCTTTCTAAACACCATGGGTTATGTTAGACGAGCGAAGATACTAATCTAATGATGATGTTTGCCTTCTTCAATGTCTCGTTGATGAGATCCATCCTCCTCGATTTCTCCAACATAAGCTCAATGCAGTGTGAAGCACACACCGATTGTCTGGTAACCGGCCTAGCTAGCCTCCTTCATGAAGGCCGAGGTGGAGTATGTGATGGGGCATATAGCTCGCCTAATTAATCATTATTCGTGCATGTCCAAGTGTTAATTAGACGAGGATCATGAGCGTGGGTGAAGAAGAGAGCCGTATAATTCTTATTGCTAAATCCAATGTTTGAGCTTCTGTGGTGCTCCCAACTACCGCAAATTCTTGAATTGAAGCCTCTTTCTTTGTATAGCACTCACCCTTTTCTGTTGAAGACTCTATGTCATAACCTTACAGCATATTATTGCATGCCattatttatactattttgAGCATATACTAAATGTGTGTAGAGGAATGTTCTGCATCTTATTTATACACATCAATATATTGCCACCCCTCAAACTGTTTTTTGTGATTCAAAGTATATGTAACTATAATTAtttaaaggggttattgccgaaaaatacatgtagtttgtcaattttctggtttataacatgactttataatttgaccagaaaatacatcaattttcaatttaatcgcaattataacatgactttatagcacaaagtttcaatttattctcaattataacatgacattgtaattaatttagtataataatatcaaattttaatacattaaatatttttaattttcttttcatctcacaatatactatatttgataaatatacatctatatgtaaataatatataatattatttactttttaacatagtttctattatatatgtacctaaattatttattggtcctaatattttataatttcataatttaaataaataaatacttattatatatgtaatatattaatagaatattaaaatcaaatttatatatatatatatatagaggtgtcaatatataaaagtatccactttcatattgtaaaattaaaatctagcctatgaaataaaaacataaaattttagcCAGTTTTTGCGTGAAAAGACTAAAATGCCCCTCCTTAAATATTTGCAATTTCTCTTTCTCTGTCATTAgcactctcttctctctctctctctcggcgatTCACC
The genomic region above belongs to Salvia miltiorrhiza cultivar Shanhuang (shh) chromosome 5, IMPLAD_Smil_shh, whole genome shotgun sequence and contains:
- the LOC131024563 gene encoding DCD domain-containing protein NRP-B-like; the protein is MEETQQRKAEETQKRKVKAVARKRRAYSEFLPLGEALGGYIFVCNNGTILDCLRRNIFGLPDRFGESVRAIRPGTPVFLYNYSTRLLHGIFEAVSFGGMNIDPEAWPHPEIPGRSFYPAQVRVRCRMACPPLNRAVFRSLVGHSAANRYHQELSVSQALMLLETFQYLHWYCVTLAQQMATSAFYYWHV